In a genomic window of Telopea speciosissima isolate NSW1024214 ecotype Mountain lineage chromosome 5, Tspe_v1, whole genome shotgun sequence:
- the LOC122661853 gene encoding pentatricopeptide repeat-containing protein At1g08070, chloroplastic-like: MDHRSATQCLLLLQKVSGLTELKQIHAHMVKTAIDQNPYLVSKLVEFAALSSTSRSFGYAREVFYRIQDPNLFLYNTMIRGSLINNLAEEAILLYFRMRGENLLPNNFSYPFVLRACEDQLELRRGKEVHGCIIRTGFGSDPYVLTTLLNMYSVCEGSMRAATKVFDEMPVKDVVSWNSVIAGYLRHGDLVSATKYFDHAPEKSLVSWNSMVSGYANLGRTKDAKRLFMEMPMKDAASWNSLISGYIKVGDLVSAERIFEQIPEKDVVSWTAMIDGYLKYGHCDRSLTLFRQMQLVKIKPTEITLLSVLTACANLGVLETGSWIHGYINKNGVEIDNNLGTALIDMYAKCGDMEKALDVFINMGRKKDVITWTAMIVGLAMNGRCTEALEFFSNMVSEGVSPDEVTFLGVLCACSHTGLVKEGTRYFESMSKDYSLVPRIEHYGCMVDLLGRAGLLEKAEEFVKTMPVEPDSVIWGSLFSACQVHKKVDVGERAMEYLLKMDPENKGNYVTLSNIYACTGRWDDVAEVRKKLKEKGIKRTPGCSSIEVNHQVHEFVSGDTSQSRSTEIYEMLDLLAQRMKE; the protein is encoded by the coding sequence ATGGATCATAGATCCGCCACACAATGCCTGCTTCTGCTCCAGAAGGTTAGCGGCTTGACAGAACTGAAGCAAATCCACGCCCATATGGTCAAAACCGCCATTGATCAAAACCCCTATCTGGTTAGCAAGCTCGTCGAGTTTGCTGCTCTTTCTTCTACCTCTCGAAGCTTTGGCTACGCAAGAGAGGTTTTCTACCGAATCCAAGACCCTAACCTTTTCCTCTACAACACCATGATCAGAGGATCATTGATTAACAATCTAGCCGAGGAAGCCATCCTCCTATACTTTCGAATGCGCGGGGAAAACCTCCTCCCTAACAACTTCTCCTATCCCTTTGTTCTGCGTGCCTGTGAAGACCAGTTGGAGCTCAGACGTGGGAAGGAGGTCCACGGTTGTATTATAAGAACTGGGTTCGGATCGGATCCTTATGTCCTTACAACCCTCTTGAACATGTACTCTGTCTGTGAAGGCAGCATGAGAGCCGCTACCAAAGTCTTCGACGAAATGCCTGTGAAGGATGTAGTGTCTTGGAACAGTGTGATCGCAGGATATCtcagacatggagatttagtgtCAGCTACGAAGTATTTTGATCATGCCCCTGAGAAGAGCCTTGTGTCATGGAATTCAATGGTTTCCGGTTATGCAAATTTGGGAAGGACTAAAGATGCAAAGAGGCTGTTTATGGAAATGCCCATGAAGGATGCTGCTTCATGGAATTCATTGATCTCAGGTTACATCAAGGTTGGTGACTTGGTCTCTGCTGAGAGAATCTTTGAGCAGATTCCAGAGAAAGATGTTGTTTCTTGGACAGCCATGATTGATGGTTACCTGAAGTATGGCCACTGTGATCGTTCCTTGACACTGTTCCGCCAAATGCAGCTAGTGAAAATTAAGCCCACTGAGATAACCCTTCTCAGCGTCCTCACTGCTTGTGCTAATTTGGGTGTACTAGAAACGGGAAGCTGGATTCATggttatataaataaaaatggaGTTGAGATTGATAACAATCTTGGTACTGCACTGATAGACATGTATGCAAAGTGCGGCGACATGGAGAAGGCTTTGGATGTCTTTATTAAcatgggaagaaagaaagatgtgATAACTTGGACAGCAATGATAGTTGGACTAGCCATGAATGGTCGCTGTACAGAGGCCCTAGAGTTCTTCTCAAACATGGTATCTGAGGGAGTGAGCCCAGATGAAGTCACATTTCTTGGAGTTCTATGTGCTTGTTCTCACACAGGTCTTGTCAAGGAAGGGACTCGCTATTTTGAATCCATGAGTAAGGATTACTCCCTTGTGCCTAGGATTGAGCACTACGGTTGTATGGTTGACCTCCTTGGACGAGCTGGGTTACTGGAGAAGGCAGAGGAATTTGTTAAAACCATGCCTGTTGAACCTGATTCGGTCATTTGGGGATCACTCTTCAGTGCCTGTCAAGTTCATAAAAAGGTAGACGTAGGTGAGAGAGCGATGGAATATTTATTAAAGATGGATCCTGAGAACAAAGGGAATTATGTTACTCTTTCAAACATCTATGCTTGCACTGGTAGGTGGGATGATGTTGCTGAGGTGAGgaagaaattgaaggaaaagGGGATCAAAAGAACACCAGGTTGCAGCTCTATTGAAGTTAATCACCAAGTTCATGAGTTTGTTTCAGGTGACACATCACAGTCAAGATCAACAGAAATCTATGAAATGCTGGATTTGTTGGCTCAAAGAATGAAGGAATAG